The Ooceraea biroi isolate clonal line C1 chromosome 11, Obir_v5.4, whole genome shotgun sequence genome includes a region encoding these proteins:
- the LOC105275300 gene encoding protein deadpan, giving the protein MTARLHSLRHQEKKSAGSSHRQHHQHQQAVHQGPSPAPSPSPSLSPSPKHSDGRRANKPLMEKRRRARINQSLAALKALILDSARLENTKHSKLEKADILELTVRHLQRQRSLAQPGLSRYKAGYQDCSREVSRYLDAPDIITGNTTPMDPAVKQRLLRHLDSCVSELDLDLGSRPDSGLGSSPGSVTDRVAGATSPGPLDHHVPVGPHCSAAALTPAGLIKSEIPEMVEAARPDSSTTAGDENNNSSRPTSAFSQVVNPTTLDPHHPHHPAGLPVDQASTSQQNPNMLSVVQVIPSRLPDGQVVFLLPSHYVQLAAAAAANGISIGPNPPTAIWAATNMSLLKATDKLTKRPHDDLSQEWQDPTTGGLKPSKSPRMEQPEQPLDFTTTSKKKTAGTRGSAHPATVDHHHHHHHLRQQQQSSAHLPAEAGGGANGPVVHEDRPSSHAGSEVAVGMSSPSPVGQQPVKDEEGMWRPW; this is encoded by the exons ATGACCGCGCGTCTACACTCGCTCAGGCACCAGGAGAAGAAATCAGCCGGCAGCAGCCACCGACAGCATCATCAGCATCAGCAGGCCGTGCATCAGGGTCCGAGCCCGGCACCGAGCCCCAGTCCGAGTCTCAGCCCGAGCCCGAAACACTCGGACGGACGAAGA GCTAACAAACCACTAATGGAAAAACGACGGCGAGCGAGGATCAATCAGTCTCTGGCGGCGCTGAAGGCGCTCATCCTCGACAGCGCCCGCCTGGAGAACACCAAACACAGCAAACTCGAGAAAGCCGATATCCTAGAGCTCACGGTCAGGCACCTGCAGCGGCAGAGATCGCTCGCCCAGCCTGGCCTGTCCAGGTACAAAGCCGGCTACCAGGACTGCTCGAGAGAG GTGAGCCGCTACCTCGACGCGCCGGACATCATCACGGGCAACACCACGCCGATGGACCCGGCCGTAAAGCAACGCCTCCTGCGCCACCTTGACAGCTGCGTGTCGGAGCTAGACCTGGACCTGGGCTCGCGGCCTGACAGCGGTTTGGGCAGCAGCCCGGGCAGCGTGACGGATCGCGTGGCGGGCGCGACAAGCCCGGGTCCACTGGACCACCACGTACCGGTCGGGCCGCACTGTAGCGCTGCTGCGCTCACGCCCGCCGGTCTGATAAAGTCCGAAATCCCGGAGATGGTTGAGGCGGCGCGGCCTGACAGCAGCACTACCGCCGGCGACGagaacaacaacagcagccgGCCAACCTCCGCCTTCAGCCAGGTGGTAAACCCGACGACGCTTGATCCGCACCACCCGCATCATCCAGCCGGTCTACCGGTTGACCAGGCGTCCACATCGCAGCAGAATCCCAACATGCTGTCTGTGGTACAAGTAATACCGTCCCGGCTGCCGGACGGTCAAGTGGTGTTCCTGCTGCCGAGCCACTACGTGCAGCTCGCAGCTGCCGCTGCGGCGAATGGCATCAGCATCGGCCCGAATCCACCCACGGCGATCTGGGCGGCGACCAACATGTCGCTGCTGAAAGCCACCGATAAGCTGACCAAGCGGCCACATGACGACCTCAGCCAGGAATGGCAAGACCCAACCACCGGCGGCCTCAAGCCGAGCAAAAGTCCACGGATGGAGCAGCCGGAACAGCCGCTCGACTTCACCACCACGTCCAAAAAGAAGACTGCTGGCACGAGGGGCTCAGCGCATCCTGCCACTGTCgaccatcaccatcatcatcaccacTTGCGGCAACAGCAGCAGTCATCGGCTCATTTGCCGGCCGAAGCTGGTGGTGGTGCCAATGGTCCCGTCGTCCACGAAGACAGGCCGTCTAGTCACGCGGGGAGTGAAGTCGCCGTCGGCATGTCGTCCCCGTCGCCGGTCGGTCAGCAACCCGTCAAGGACGAGGAGGGTATGTGGAGGCCGTGGTAA